ATTATTTATTCTAGGTTTTGGCATTTTGGTAACAGGGAACTATTTGGGTTTGACTTACCTGCTacaacaaaatcacaacagTAAAGCCAACTTTTAAAGTCTGACAGGGTTTCAATTGAAGGTGAAACCTTGTCAGACTTGTCAGCTTTAGGAACAATGACACAGTCAACACATCTTTTCAAACATGCACATCAATAAATACAGAACCAATTGTGACGAGgtgagacagaaatgaaagacaacacaaaatgtgACCATAAAAGTGCCACCATGAGGACCTATTCCTGGAAATTTCCCAGTGCTTCCACATGTATCGTATGGTCATTTCCACAGATCAGTTGTCTTGTGAGGCCCTGATGTCAATGCAGAGGGCTTGTATTAAACTGGTTCCACCTTTGTAAATAAGTTCCATTGTAGGTCATGTTGCATTCAAAGAAACGACATTTGAAATATCTCAGAAATTAAAGCCCAAACTATGAGCTTTAGCCTGAAAAAGCTGTGAAGAGCTACAACGCTGGGCTTGTTGCTTCTGGTGATCCTTTTATACATCATGGAGAGGCATTTGATTTAATGCTGAAGGAGAAAATACTcatgatatgcttcatttcacAGCAGAACAGGAAGCTCAATATTAAAGGCATTTTAAAGAGGCATGCTGTCAAAGGTATCCATAGGCCTGTTGTTACATAAGGCATGATGAAGGGAAGCCAAGATGTCACGAAAGGACAATCACAAGTCAAAGTATTATTGTGCTTAATGGTAAGGCCGTTTGCTGACTTTGTATAAATCAACTGCCTCACAACGACATCACCATGATAACAGATCAGCCGAGGAGGAGTCACGCCTATGAGCGAAGTGAAGAGGTGGAGGCATCAGAATACCAACTTTAAAACAGAGTTTGACTTTGGTTTCTGTTCGTCGTCATTCGTTTGAACTTCTTTTAAATGCTGCTAGGCAAGTCCTTGCTATTCTGCACTAAAAACTCACTGTGTGCTGCTGACATTCCAGCCAggcttcttctcctcttcctgaaTCCCTCTGTTGTCTTACTCTGTCCTCTCTACTTCTGTATCTGCTCATGATGCTCCGTGAAAAGCATCAGGGACACATTCTGCTCCCTAAAGGACTAAAAAAAGAATAAGTTACATACACAAAACTCAATATAGCTGTGCTACAAAAGTCGATGGTAAAAGAGAAATCTAGCGAGTCACCTGAAAGAAACACTCATTCATGACACAATGCAAATTCACctgaaacagataaaaacactttatttcagTGATCATTCATAGGGACTGAAAGGAAGAGGGCATATTGTGATTTTACCCTCCTGTCTGCATTTTTCAGTCACCATTTGAACATTCTGCTGCAGGCACCAAGTTAAAAGAGAATACTGGACTGTACACACAGAGGGGCAATAAAAACCACCACAGCCAGTCCGGCAATACTGCAAGGCCACTGTGGGCTAGACTCACACACAGCTGATTAATAAGTCCATGTACAGTTCCATGTCAGACACTTCGCTGACCTCTGTGTTTTGCTGAAAGGAAAACCGTgcagaaatttcagtttaaataattCGAGTCTCTTTGTTGTCCTCGTGAAAAggtcaaggtttttttttttttgttctcagtTCAGACgtcttttgtaaaataaattattacagAAGAATATAATGTCCTGGCAGTTCCTGCCCATATTGGCTCCAcagggaagaggaggggggCCATCCATCAACTGACCTCAGCCCCTTCCTCAAGTgtggaggcagaaaaaaaacaaaaaagacagaaagggcACACTCCTAATCAAAGCCCCGAGGTCATCATCTCACACGCAGCCGAGACATCATCCACTCAAGACCCTGGCACAACCTGGAGGTGAACAAGAAGTTGGGAATGCCGGAGAGGAACAGGGATATGGAAGAGAGAGGGGTAGGAATGCAGACAGACGAGCATTAAAACCAAAATTCTTTATGCTCACAGTGATACAACAAAGGATAAAGGCACATTTTCTTACATCTAAGCCTAATTGTGTGTACATTGAGAACTGCAGTTCTTACCCCTCTCCAGTGAGGGCGCAACAGGCTTGGATGTGCCACTGGTGGTCTTTAACAGAGGTCAGCTGGAGGCTCTGGGAGATCTCAGCCACAGACATGCAACCTTTCACGTCCTGCTTGTTGGCAAAGATCAGCAGTCCTGCCTTTCTCAAGTCCTGGAGGGCAAATCAGAggcatcacaaaaacacagtgagaaaatgtagatatgttttgttttttgaaagacATATGGTGACACTTGCAGACAAAATTGCGTAAACATCTAATTTTAATGACTCTGATAgttttgtctgaaaaatgtAAAGTATAATCACATATATAATTGAAGAGTTTGAGTTCAGGTGCTCCATCACTAAAGCTAAAAAGACCTGTTGATCCATCTGAGATTGTCAGGCAGTGGAATTGATCAACTTGGCcaattgtttttacatttctatgATGGGTTTTgccttacatttttaaataagtttGAGTAATAAATAAACCTTCATCCTAAAAACTGATTCAAAGTAGGATAGTATAAATTACACAGCAGTTAGTGCTACTTGTGTCTGTTGATTTGTGTAATTTATATGCAAATTCCAAATAAAAACAGGGCACACACaaaattaattagataaatcgctttatttagtttaaattGTCAAATAGGAGCCAAGGAGgaaaattgcagatttttttttagtgagctgataaaacaaatgtaataaatgaACTACTGTGCACTTTGTGGTTCCCTTTTGTTAGTCACTCACTGAGCACAATGTTTTTACTTCTACTTTCGTGGGAAAATTGACTGTGTTTTGCTTTCTGTATCAAAAACAATATTTGAACATTCTCCTTAACAAATGAAGAACTAGTGTGCAGTGTTTTGGGGGGATATTATAGCAGAAATGGAACATAGCATTCACAACTATGCTGTCACTAGTGTATTAGCATTGAATGAACATAGGGAGCAGGTTCTCTTCCATGGAGTCTGTCATGTACCGCAACCATGTTTCTACAGTAGCCCagaacagacaaaccaaaccATTGGTGTGGCAAACACATAGCTTCTTTTACTCACTTGGAGACTGAGGGATAGTCAGTTGACATTAGCAACCTCACCACTAAATACAACCAAATCCTACATGCCAGTCCTTcaaataaacttttattttatgaaTCAAGTCTTGTTTGCCACACAAAGTTCATTCATTCAGGTCAACAATTTTTTCATTATGTGTTAATTCTAAAAGACATTTGTCTATGCCCAGAACTGAAGATTTACATCCAAATGACCAATCAGTGATATAAACCCCAGATAATTTTATGAatacatataataaaataaaatgacataattacAATCATCATTATCAGTTTTTATGATACTCACTTCATGTGCTAGCATTCTGTAGAGTTCTTCTTTGGTCACCGAAatcctttctctgtctgtactGTCAACCACCACAATTACGAACTAAACGgggaagatggagagaaatAAGGCTAGTTATTAAAAGGCTGAATCTGCATTTAAACTTTGTGAAACCATATGCACAGCACTATATGGTCAGCCACACAACTATATTATAATAATTTAGTTTCTGCGGACATTCCCAGTTATTAAGAAATTGTTGTGAATTAATAGGACGTAGCTTTTACAGAGGAAATATAATTGCAGCGATATTTTAACTATAGTCCGACCAATATTTAAGCATTGTCAACATgaatatagatatttttcaaaataaacatttcctCTACATTTGGGTCAAACAAATTGGCTTTTAGGTCACTGAAAATGAGATTTAACGAAGTGATAGATggctataataataataatatcaataaaGATTTTAATAACTGCTTTGTATGCATCTGTGTGAACATGTCAAATGGACAATTtgggagaaaatgaagtcacatcTCAGTTTGGCCAGCCCACTGTTCACTGTTGCTTTTTGTAATAAACATGTCTGACAAGCAACAAAGGCAggtatatattagggctggtccaaatagcaatttctgggctc
This DNA window, taken from Amphiprion ocellaris isolate individual 3 ecotype Okinawa chromosome 11, ASM2253959v1, whole genome shotgun sequence, encodes the following:
- the arl5a gene encoding ADP-ribosylation factor-like protein 5A; its protein translation is MGILFTKLWRLFNHQEHKVIIVGLDNAGKTTILYQFSMNEVVHTSPTIGSNVEEIVVNNTHFLMWDIGGQESLRSSWNTYYTNTEFVIVVVDSTDRERISVTKEELYRMLAHEDLRKAGLLIFANKQDVKGCMSVAEISQSLQLTSVKDHQWHIQACCALTGEGLCQGLEWMMSRLRVR